Genomic DNA from Jejubacter calystegiae:
AGTCAAATAGGGCAAACGGGTGAACAAATTGCGCCAAAGGTTTATTTTGCCTGCGGCATTTCAGGTGCTATCCAGCATGTCGCAGGAATTGGCGGCAGTGGCATCATTATTGCCGTAAACAGCGATCCTCTGGCGCCGATAATACGGCATCATGCAGATTATTTTCTGATAGGCGATGTCTCTGAAGTACTTCCCGCCATACTGGATCGAATATGATCATGCATTCCTGAACGCCGTTTTCTGCGGTGGCTATAAAAGGGCGGTTATTTGTGCCAGGTCATATCGGAGCACGCCACGTCGAGCTTATGAAGTGTTGAACCGAGAGATGATGAGGCGCTGGCAACAGGTGTTTTCCAGCGGTTGTATTGATTTGTGCCGCTGACTGACGCAGGGAGCGAAACTTCTTTTAGGAAATGGCTATGGGGGAAAAAGGATATTGATAGATGACATCAGTGTTGAAATGTAAGAATATCATAAAGACTATATATAGAAACGATTCGCCCCTTGATTTTAGGGCGGGGGAGCATGGTAGTAGATGGTGAAAAAACTCTTTAGAATTATTCATCACGAATGTATGACATAATACAGTCATGTTGTTTGACTCTTATATCCGATGGGTTGACATTATGGTATAAAACAGGGAGTACGAACGATGATAGTGCTGATGATCGATGATGATGTGGACTTGGGCGAGACAATGAAACCCGTCTTGCAAATGTACGCTATCGATTTGGATGTGGTGCATTCCCCAGAGGAAGGCCTGGAACGGCTACAATCGAAGACATACGATCTGGTGTTATTGGATGTGATGTTGCCGCGTATTAATGGTCTGGAACTTTGCCGCACTATTCGTAGTCAGGGTGCTCCGTTATGCGACATACCTGTAATTATGCTGTCGGCCAGAACAGAATTGGTAGATATGGTGGTGGGCCTGGAGACCGGGGCTGATGATTATGTTGGCAAACCTTTTGAGCCTCGTGAGTTAATCGCTCGTATTAATGCGGTGCGTCGGCGTTTCAATGACATCAAAATCGAACCGCCGACAGTGACAGAAAAAATCAGAAATGAAATTTTTTTTAGAATTAACAATGATACATTACGTATTGACGTCCCTCGCGCTCGGGCCTTTGTTAACGATCGTCTACTGGATGTGACGTCGATGGAGTTTGAAATTTTGTTAGCGTTAGGGAAAAATCCAAGCCAGGTCCTAAGCCGTGAAGAACTACTATTACGCTGTAATGGCAGTAACGTTATCTATTCGCGTGGGATTGTCGCATTAGTCTATCGCCTGAGAAACAAAATACGTGCGGCAGGCGCGCAGGTCGATTTTATTCGTACCGTGCGTAGTAGAGGATACGCTGTTGTCGGTTACGTTAACTCACCGTAAGCCCGTTGAAATTGGGCTTGCAAGCCATAAGAAAAAGTCGCATTTATCCAGATTCGCTGTGGTGGATAGCCTATAGTGCTTCGCCAGTGGTTTGTAGCCTGAACGGGGTTCATTCGTAACGCGGGATATCCGCTCAGAGAATGGCAATCTAATTCCAGGCAGGGCATTTAGCATACCAGCCAGCCCCAACAACACAGACCGCTCTCTGCCAGGGCCAATTGTCCCCTCTGGTGTCCCCGCATTTTGCTGAGTGTAAACACGGCAAGTTTGCACCTTGCCTTGCCGACATACCCTGAACTGTAACGTGCTGCGGCATTTTCATTTATCCGCTCGACGCCTGGCGCGTCTTCCAGAATTATTCCGCTATCAGCCAGGCATACGGTTGCCTGAGTCTGCGTATGGCATAACCTGACTGGAGAAGCCGCCAACGTGGCTGCCTGCTCCAGCTTGCTCTGGCCTGGTACTCTCTGCCCACCGCTTAGCGATGTCGTTATGGCCGCGGCCGGAGGTATGTCCATATTGATGCTGACCGGTAGTGGACGACCGGAAGCCAGGTACTGTTGATGGATCTGCTCTAATTGACGCCCCGGCAGGATTGAGATCGCCAGTCGTTGATGCGCTGACAGAGAGTCGGTTCCTGATTCCGACTGGCAATAGACGAAACCGGAAGTGATATAGGATCCGGCGTCGTTTGGCGTATGCGTCAGTACCGGTAACTGCCATGGATGCTGAAAATATGGGTTACCCGGTGGTGATTGTTCATGAGGGATGAATACCGGTGCTTTGGCCCTGGCGATTAACCGGTGTACGTTGGCTGTGTTGAATGGGATCGTTAACTTCAACCTGTGACGCACCTTTGTTTCATCACCAAAACAACCCTGCAGAACCGGTAATTGTCCTCTGCTGTCAACAACGGGTAAAAGGTGATCCACTTACATCTCCACCAACGGTTCGCTATTGCGGTTACCGTGCGTCGGTGGTCCGGAATAACGTTGGGCATAATCCATGGCAATGGCGTCCAGGCGCATCAATGAGGTGTACTGGATGATTGGCATTTTCTTGAGCCAGGCTCGCAGTAAGTCAGGACACTCAAGATTCGACATGGACAGCTCCTTTTACCTGGTGAAGGCGTCCCGGCAGCAACATCATGATGGCTGGTATCAGGACTATGTCGATGAGCAAGGCAATTATCACACCAACCATCATCAGGCCGCCAAAACTTCGAATGTTACTCATAGAAGACAACAGGAACACCGAGAAGCTGAAAACAACCACAACAGCGGTCATTAATAGCGCGTTCCCAACTTCATTCAGAGTTGCGAACAGGGCATCCTGGGGGGTTGGGAGCAGCCGCAGGTAATGGCGGAAGGTATAGAACATATGCAAGGTTTCATCGACGATCAACCCAGTCAAAATACCGCCAATCAGGATAGTAAAGGTATCCATTGGGATATCCATAATCGCCATAATAGCCAGCACCATTACATAGGGCAGAACGTTTGGGATCATGCTGATCAGCCCGATGCTGAGACTACGCAAGCAATAGCACATCAGTACGGTAATAATTGCCAGCGTTACCATATAGCTGCTGACCATATTATCCAGCACGGCTTTTGACGTTCGGGCTAACAAATTAATCAATCCAGTAACTTTGACCTGGGCCAGTTCTCCCAGCTCTTGTTCAAAGATGTGCTGTACCTGTTCCGAAATACCGGTATACAGCGTTGCTTCCAGCCATGGCACCATGAAGGTAATACGGCCCTGGCGGTAGTCAAGACTGGCATAACGCATAATGGTGGAGTTGCCTTCTCCTTCCAGCAGGAAGAATTGCTCCCAGATCTGCTCCTGGCTCGGTATTTTCCGCTGGCTGGGATCGCCGTCGTGTATCGCCATATTGACTTCATCCATGTATGAGACCAGGCTGGTATGGCGGCCTATGGGGATCTTCAGTTCAAGATAAACGCGATCTACCGCGCGTTGTATGGCGTCGAGTACGGGCTTGCTGCGAAAGTCATTATTCTGTTGAGGTGTGACAATCAACTCCAGACTGACAGTACCGTGAAAGCGACTGTCGATAAATTCGGTCGCCAGACGAACAGGGTTATTTTTTTCCAGCCATAGCAGAGAATTATGTGAGAAACGCAGATGAGATAATTGTGAAATCGCGCCGATTAACAACAAGGAAAAAATAATAATGACTTTACGTGGGTGATTGATTCCCAGGCTGCCAAGCGCCACGACCCAACGTCCGGTGCGTGCCACATGCGTGCGTTTGTGGTTGGTATAGCGATCGGGCAGGAAGGCGATAGCCTGCGTTCCCCAGAACAACGCAAAGAAATAGCTGGTCAGCGTCACCACCATTCCGAAGATCCCGAGTGCGGCAATGGGGGCCAGGTCGGATGCCAGAAAACCAAGCAGGCCATCAGCGCTGGTCAGGATACTGAACAGGATTGGGTGGTGGGTATGCTTCATCGCATGTTTGAGCAAGCCGATACGTTCAACTCCCGGCTTGCAGAAACTGGCGCTGGCGAGCATAAAGTGAACAAACACGCATAGCATGATGGTGAGTCCCATCGGGATTAGGAACTGGGTCGGTGGTGTGATGGCTACACCACACAGCGCCATCAGTGACAGCATGGTCAGAATACTACAAACGAAAGCCAGTAATGCGGCGATACTGATCACCAGGCTACGGAAGATCAAGGCGATTGCCAGTATTGCGATCAAAATACAGGCGAAGGTGAAACGCGGCATGTCCTGGGAAATGATGCGAACGATTTCGGAGCTGACGACTGGAGCGCCGGAGGTGTGGATAATAAAACCGGGACTGTTAAAACGCTGCGTGACCTGTTCAATTTTTTTTGTCATTTCACTGTACTGTTCCGAACTCAGAAACTGTCGTTTCACCGCTTGTGCGTTATAAAGCGGACATGATTTTCCCGTAGATGGATCGGCGATACAGTCGTGTTTGTTAGGGGAGTAGCGGAAAGGTTCGATAATAATCGCTGTGGTTTTACCTTCTTTATCGATAATAAAGTTCTGGTAAAGCGGTGTTGTCAAAATGCGATTTCTTAGCGTGTGTGGATCATTTTTTTCATGTAATACATTTTTCATCAGCTCTTCAAGATAAATTCCGTTATTTTTGTATTCGATGAATGGAATGTTATACAGACTGAATGTTTCGGAGATATATGGCACCTCATTCTGTAATGCAAGGTGTAGTTCAGAAAATTTTTTTATAAATGATGTTGAAAATATGTCATTGCCGCTAACGGTTATGACAATGGGGTTGTCCTGGCCGAATTGCTTGCGAAAGTCATAGTATTTGATTAATGAAGAATCTTCCTGGTGCATAAATGCTTCAATACGACCATCATGATGCAATTTTGGCATTCCATAACTGATAAAGCCGCCGACCAGAACCAGTAATAATAGTGCGCTTTTTATTCTGTTAACAAACACCCAGAATAGTAATGCCGTCATGGCACGGTCGATGAAATTAATTATCAACATTGTCAATCCCTAATTGAAATACAGATGACCTACAACTTTCTAAGCTGTAGGTCGATTGTTTCAGATCATTATGGTAGCGTTGTTAGTGGAAACTCCGGGGGTCTGTAGCTGCGCCAGGTGGATTGAAGATTGCCTAGATCTTTTACATCATACCATTCTGTTGGCAGGCCAAGGTTGAAACGTTCACCATAGACCTGGAATACAGAATGGGAGACTTTACGACCATCTTTTAATGTTGCTATATTAAATTGATTGGAGACATAAACACCATCGACCCAATGATGATGGAAAGTTTCAAATATTCGCTGCTCATTGGGTGAATCGGCGTTAAACACACTGTAAACCGGCAGGAATGTTGTTTTTTCAACCCAGATTTCGCCGTCTCTGAGCCCCAGACGGATAATTTCCTGCTGGTTATTCGGGTTGACATAAATTTTATATACAGAGAGTCCCTGGTATTCACCTTCGCCTAATGTTTTACAATCATAATCACTTGCCATACGAGTTAACATTTCACCAATATTCATATCAGAGCCGTTTAAGCGGCTACTGAGGTCCTTCGATTGAACATCCAATAGCTTCTTGCTGGCTGGCAGGTATCGCCACACCTTATCATTCTTGCCCTTCTCGAAGTAATCCAGTGCGTAGGCTTCTGTATCAGCCAGCTCATTGGGAACTAACACCCTGCTGCGTAATATACGATTGATGCCGTTATTGCGGTGTGTTGCGGTAATGGTTCGAGTTTTAACATTACCATGCTCATCGCTAATAGTCATTTTAATCATGCGCCAACTATCGTAACCGTTGAAGCGATTTTGAATACCTAATAAAACATCCTTACAGGTTTTGGGTATCGATAGTGGTGTAGCCGCAAATAATGAAGGGCTGAGTAAAATCAGCGAGGTTGCCAGTAATAAATTCGGCAAAGTTTTTTCCTTCATAAAAATCTCCATCCTTGTTTTTGATAATAGTAATGAGTGAAGTCATTAAGCAATGTGAAATTAACGACTTTCCAGTAATAATGGAAATATCCAAATGTGCCAATTTTATTAGCTAATTTTGATTTGGTTCTAATTGTTGTTTTTTTATTGGCATTTGTCGCAAATAGTCACGATAAAATTTCAAGCTCTTTGGCTGAATGCGAGGGGGGAGTGCTACAGACTGGTGTATAGGATTGGTATATGGCTGAATAAGTTTTATGTGATGCTTTGTTATTTTTTGCTTTATAAAAATAGATAATGATTCCCTCAATTTTTTTGGTTCGGCGTATGCTGAAGATCGTTAGGGATAATGAGGGGGTAGTTATGAAAATAAAGATATGTGGCGCTACCATCCTGGATGAGATTGCGTTATTAAACCGCTATGCAGTGGATTATGTTGGGCTATGGACAGGCATTAATGGACACCCTCGTTCGTTAACCGAAATGACATTACGGATATTGGCTGCCGCTTGTGATGGACCTCAACCTATAGCCGTTTGCGTACAGCCTGCTAATCCAGGACTGATGGAAATGCTACACGATTGCAATATTCAGTGGCTGCAGTTGCATGGTTTTACACCGCCGTCGGAAGTTCTTTGCCTGAAACAGCAAGGTATTAATGTCATTAAAACACTACACGTTGATGATAACGGTGTTTGCCCGGAATTGCGGTGGCTGAAGGATTATGACGATGCTGGGGTCGACATCTACCTGATCGATAGATTTGTTAGTCGCCAGCGAATTGGCAGCACTGGTCAGGCATTGCCGCAACGCGTTATCAAGAAAATGGTTGAGCGGCTTCAGGGAAGAAGAGTCTGGCTGGCGGGAGGCATAGGCATTACCACCATAGCCGATTTCGCGGCTATGCCAGGCGTTGAAGCGTTGGATATTGACAGTGCTGCACGCCATGAAGGGCGTATTGGTGTGCCACTTTTACCGTTGCTGCAAGCATTACACGACGGGGTAAATCATCATGGATAGCGTTTTTTGTGCTTTAGAAAACCTGCCGCCTCGCGCGTTATGTATCACGCTGATGGCAGGCGACGGTGGGTTGGAATTAACTCGCCAGCTACTGTCCTGCTGCGTGCGTCAGGGGATCGCAATAGTGGAACTGTGTGCGCCTTTTCCTAATGCGTTTACTGATGGTGAAGTAATGCGGGATGCACACCGTCGGGCACTGGCGGCTGGTGTAGGTTGGCGGGATTTGTTGCCGCTACTGCGGGAATTTTCTTCTCAAATTCATATCGTGGTGTTGTTGGATTACAGCCATGAATTCAGTCGACGTGAGATCTTGCCAATCTTGCAGGCGCTACGTCAGGCCGGCGCTGCGGCTATTTTGCCTCATGGGCTGCCACCCCGAATCCGGGCAACTTTTTATCAGCAAGCCAGGCAGGCAGGGTTAGCGGTGATTGGCACACTATATCCAGATAGTGGTGAAGCAATACGCAGCCAGGTTTTACAGCAATCAGGTGGCTTTATCTATCTGGTTTCGCACTTTGGGCGCTCAGGCCATCAATACGTCGATCCCGAACGCATCCGGCGCGAGATTCAGCGACTTAAAGCGGATTCTACGCTACCTGTGGCTCTGGGGTTCGGTTTGAAAAGCGCCGCAGATGTGGCGGTTGCTTATCGACAGGGTGCTGACATTGCGATTGTTGGTAGTCTGGCTTGCGCCGCGATCGGCGATGCATTGAATAAAGGGCGCGATGCCGTCATCGCGCTGGAAAAAACGCTTATTCCATTGGTTAACCAGAGGGGGAATGATGACTGAGCCACGGCTACTACGCCAACGTGTGGAAAATCAGGTGATTATGCAGATTCAGCGATGCGAAAACGGTGTGCGGGCACAACTGGCTGTTGACCAACAGCACGCTTTTTTCTTCGATCATCCGCATGACCATATTCCAGGTTTGCTGTTGTTGGAAGGTGCACATCAGATTGCTCTACAGCTGTTACCAGGGGAAAAGGCATGGTTCGCTACGGGCTTACAAGCCCGCTTCACAAAGTATTGCCTGTTTGATGGCCCGATTCAATTGGACGCCAGTATGAAGCTTCAGGCAGGAAAGTGGTGTAGTGAAGTTACTGTCAGTCAGCACCAGGTGCCGAGAGCCACGATTTGTTGGCAGTTTGTTGAGTTACCGCCCGGGTTGTTGAGACAGCCGCCCGGCGTGAGTAGCTGTGAGGCGGTAGACAAAAGTCGCGTCAATAAACGTCGAGTAGAAAACGTGATGATCGCTCAGCCATACCCGTTACCGCAGGGGGGCCTTGAATGCCATGCCCTGGCACCGCATCGTGATAATTTGTTGGCCGACAGCGATGGGCAGACGCACCCTCTGGTGCTTCTGGAAACCTTCATGCAGTTACAGCGATTTCTGAATGATATGGAATCGGCGCGTTTGCGCGATGTTTTATTGGGCGTGAGTATGAGCCAGAGTCTGCCGTTGCAGGCAGGCAGCACTTTTTCCATGCGAACCGACATGAAGGAGGAAAAAGAGACTGGCAAATATTTTAGTCGTGGAGCGGATTTGTGGGCAGCAGGTCGTTGTTTCGCCCGATGTGACATTCATACCCTTCGTTCCCTGCGCGTAAAGGAAAAGTCTCTGCAATTAAAGAAAGGAAGCGAGGTATGAAGAAGACTGTACATATTGTTGGTGCAGGCGTTTCAGGATTAGGGGCTGCGCACTATCTGGCACAGCAGGGGATAGACAGCGTGATTTATGAAACTTCGGGGCAACTCGGAGGGCGTGCGGCAGGCGTCGAGGAGGAGGGAACGCTATTTGAAGTGGGCGGCAAGAATTTTTCTTCGCAATGGCTGCGTTTTAATGCGTTGTTGCGAGAATTTGATATTACCGGGTTTGATCCCCAGCATCCGGATTTTCATATCGTACTGAATGACAGGCTGGTTAAACTGGATAAACGTCGCACGTTAAGCGGCGATCTGCGTCTTGCGATGCAGCTGGGTGTGCGCGGCTCGCTACAGCTTAAACGTTTTCTCGATTATTCGCGTAAACACGCCCATGAATTAAATCATAGTCAGGGATTGATTCAGCAGGTTGAAGAACGCTGGGATTATAAACCGGCTGCCGGCCATTTCGCCCCTTCTCTGTTGGCGGGGCCGATACGTATGTTTTCCATTATTATGGGAGCCGCAGAGCCGGAAGAGATCTTCCCATCGCAGCTGATGTTGTTTACTTCCGGCTTTGGAAAGGGAGAGCATTTTGCCATTCAGGGTGGTATACAGCGTTTTCATCAGGCGCTGGCTAATGGGAAACATATCCGTTTTGGTGAACGGGTCGAGCGTATCCTGATTGAACAGGGTAAGGTGAAGGGATTGGTGGTTAAAGGCGCTAAAGGCGAAGAGACTATTATGGCGGATGCCGTGATTTCAGCCGTTCCAGCGCATGTTTTTAAACGCCTGTTGACATTGCCAATAGCGATTAGGGAAGCCTGCGAGCGAATTCGCTATTACCCGTTGGCAATGATTAATGCTTTGTATGATAAG
This window encodes:
- a CDS encoding response regulator transcription factor; amino-acid sequence: MIVLMIDDDVDLGETMKPVLQMYAIDLDVVHSPEEGLERLQSKTYDLVLLDVMLPRINGLELCRTIRSQGAPLCDIPVIMLSARTELVDMVVGLETGADDYVGKPFEPRELIARINAVRRRFNDIKIEPPTVTEKIRNEIFFRINNDTLRIDVPRARAFVNDRLLDVTSMEFEILLALGKNPSQVLSREELLLRCNGSNVIYSRGIVALVYRLRNKIRAAGAQVDFIRTVRSRGYAVVGYVNSP
- a CDS encoding UbiD family decarboxylase domain-containing protein; this translates as MDHLLPVVDSRGQLPVLQGCFGDETKVRHRLKLTIPFNTANVHRLIARAKAPVFIPHEQSPPGNPYFQHPWQLPVLTHTPNDAGSYITSGFVYCQSESGTDSLSAHQRLAISILPGRQLEQIHQQYLASGRPLPVSINMDIPPAAAITTSLSGGQRVPGQSKLEQAATLAASPVRLCHTQTQATVCLADSGIILEDAPGVERINENAAARYSSGYVGKARCKLAVFTLSKMRGHQRGQLALAESGLCCWGWLVC
- a CDS encoding efflux RND transporter permease subunit encodes the protein MLIINFIDRAMTALLFWVFVNRIKSALLLLVLVGGFISYGMPKLHHDGRIEAFMHQEDSSLIKYYDFRKQFGQDNPIVITVSGNDIFSTSFIKKFSELHLALQNEVPYISETFSLYNIPFIEYKNNGIYLEELMKNVLHEKNDPHTLRNRILTTPLYQNFIIDKEGKTTAIIIEPFRYSPNKHDCIADPSTGKSCPLYNAQAVKRQFLSSEQYSEMTKKIEQVTQRFNSPGFIIHTSGAPVVSSEIVRIISQDMPRFTFACILIAILAIALIFRSLVISIAALLAFVCSILTMLSLMALCGVAITPPTQFLIPMGLTIMLCVFVHFMLASASFCKPGVERIGLLKHAMKHTHHPILFSILTSADGLLGFLASDLAPIAALGIFGMVVTLTSYFFALFWGTQAIAFLPDRYTNHKRTHVARTGRWVVALGSLGINHPRKVIIIFSLLLIGAISQLSHLRFSHNSLLWLEKNNPVRLATEFIDSRFHGTVSLELIVTPQQNNDFRSKPVLDAIQRAVDRVYLELKIPIGRHTSLVSYMDEVNMAIHDGDPSQRKIPSQEQIWEQFFLLEGEGNSTIMRYASLDYRQGRITFMVPWLEATLYTGISEQVQHIFEQELGELAQVKVTGLINLLARTSKAVLDNMVSSYMVTLAIITVLMCYCLRSLSIGLISMIPNVLPYVMVLAIMAIMDIPMDTFTILIGGILTGLIVDETLHMFYTFRHYLRLLPTPQDALFATLNEVGNALLMTAVVVVFSFSVFLLSSMSNIRSFGGLMMVGVIIALLIDIVLIPAIMMLLPGRLHQVKGAVHVES
- a CDS encoding outer membrane lipoprotein-sorting protein, whose amino-acid sequence is MKEKTLPNLLLATSLILLSPSLFAATPLSIPKTCKDVLLGIQNRFNGYDSWRMIKMTISDEHGNVKTRTITATHRNNGINRILRSRVLVPNELADTEAYALDYFEKGKNDKVWRYLPASKKLLDVQSKDLSSRLNGSDMNIGEMLTRMASDYDCKTLGEGEYQGLSVYKIYVNPNNQQEIIRLGLRDGEIWVEKTTFLPVYSVFNADSPNEQRIFETFHHHWVDGVYVSNQFNIATLKDGRKVSHSVFQVYGERFNLGLPTEWYDVKDLGNLQSTWRSYRPPEFPLTTLP
- a CDS encoding phosphoribosylanthranilate isomerase, which encodes MLKIVRDNEGVVMKIKICGATILDEIALLNRYAVDYVGLWTGINGHPRSLTEMTLRILAAACDGPQPIAVCVQPANPGLMEMLHDCNIQWLQLHGFTPPSEVLCLKQQGINVIKTLHVDDNGVCPELRWLKDYDDAGVDIYLIDRFVSRQRIGSTGQALPQRVIKKMVERLQGRRVWLAGGIGITTIADFAAMPGVEALDIDSAARHEGRIGVPLLPLLQALHDGVNHHG
- the trpA gene encoding tryptophan synthase subunit alpha — protein: MDSVFCALENLPPRALCITLMAGDGGLELTRQLLSCCVRQGIAIVELCAPFPNAFTDGEVMRDAHRRALAAGVGWRDLLPLLREFSSQIHIVVLLDYSHEFSRREILPILQALRQAGAAAILPHGLPPRIRATFYQQARQAGLAVIGTLYPDSGEAIRSQVLQQSGGFIYLVSHFGRSGHQYVDPERIRREIQRLKADSTLPVALGFGLKSAADVAVAYRQGADIAIVGSLACAAIGDALNKGRDAVIALEKTLIPLVNQRGNDD
- a CDS encoding AfsA-related hotdog domain-containing protein, producing MMTEPRLLRQRVENQVIMQIQRCENGVRAQLAVDQQHAFFFDHPHDHIPGLLLLEGAHQIALQLLPGEKAWFATGLQARFTKYCLFDGPIQLDASMKLQAGKWCSEVTVSQHQVPRATICWQFVELPPGLLRQPPGVSSCEAVDKSRVNKRRVENVMIAQPYPLPQGGLECHALAPHRDNLLADSDGQTHPLVLLETFMQLQRFLNDMESARLRDVLLGVSMSQSLPLQAGSTFSMRTDMKEEKETGKYFSRGADLWAAGRCFARCDIHTLRSLRVKEKSLQLKKGSEV
- a CDS encoding protoporphyrinogen/coproporphyrinogen oxidase, with amino-acid sequence MKKTVHIVGAGVSGLGAAHYLAQQGIDSVIYETSGQLGGRAAGVEEEGTLFEVGGKNFSSQWLRFNALLREFDITGFDPQHPDFHIVLNDRLVKLDKRRTLSGDLRLAMQLGVRGSLQLKRFLDYSRKHAHELNHSQGLIQQVEERWDYKPAAGHFAPSLLAGPIRMFSIIMGAAEPEEIFPSQLMLFTSGFGKGEHFAIQGGIQRFHQALANGKHIRFGERVERILIEQGKVKGLVVKGAKGEETIMADAVISAVPAHVFKRLLTLPIAIREACERIRYYPLAMINALYDKPVFRDGINSIMFNPGSILGHCSANRQYQPEQVRFTLSGIAARQILQFPDDILIERAEREFSRYLPISGRRVAVKVTRHMGGICAYAPYFSRVKHILLGGIAEIDGLEIAGDYLEGHTMEGCLHSAELAVQRLLAR